In Aedes albopictus strain Foshan chromosome 3, AalbF5, whole genome shotgun sequence, the genomic window gatgtttttcattcaatccaccgtagcatttccccaagtgccctagtggattagttgacccttggtaatcctaggctactctatcagctacaactttgccgaagaccgcattcaaatcggaagcctcattaattagttaccgatttttatccagaatcgaaatctttactcatgatggttaaaccatagactaatttcaagacctcgatgtaccaaagaaaaccattaaattttctgtgtccagtccggtacccaataaatattcattaccgtgtatttttttccgtgtaaattgccttttgtgtaaattatatttagcgtgttacaccgatctgacagctctgacagtaagggactaaacataaattgcGTAAGTGAGTACCAAGGATTGTTCACAAtatgcgaacttgactgcggaaaaaatcgcgaccatgacgccgctggttaaactattcggtgggcatcactgcattttgcagtgaaacatagtagccaggATTTCAGTGTACTATCTTTGGCGCcttatgcagcaatgttgcttgctgggaagctggaggatcactgttaaagtttgtccagtcatcgacaaagttgtagctgatagagtagcctaggattaccaagggttgaATAACatactagggcacttggggaaatgctacggtcgattaaatgaaaaacatcgttttcccatagtaattcccatacaaactttgaagggcttgtgcagtttcagttttcaaccaaatgagctcaaattttgagaaaaggcatataatctgtataggaatcgaataagcggtgtggagcaaaaatgattttttgaaccacgctaatgtgccatatccctttcgggacggagcgcaaaaaaaattaatctccatacaaatgactCAACTTTCGCTTTCCCGTACTCTTAGATTTTCTATCAAAACAgctattatttttcctcatttaaaAGATCtattctttatctttcgatttctagctttaactagggtatcgcgccacttgtgcggtggcttctatattcgtctgtttgccactataactcagtcaattttgaaccaattgacttgaaatgttgtacacgggtagatactatacctatctcaccacattccaaaagttgtgtcaattggttcatatttgactgagttatagtggaaaacagacgaatatagaagccatcgcccaagtggcgcgattcctagataaatcggaaataaaaaaatatgcgacagataaaactttttcatgttttacggtttttgtccactttttgtttacctcgttgtggtaaatctcacaggcaacgtaaacaaaagtttgtttgcacacatacaagtatatgtgatggctgaattattgaaacagtttacatcacataaaataaaatataaacagatgaaaaagtatgcaaaactgttaccgctcatcAGCACAATTGTgcaggttcgtcacgaaagggatattacGCCTTTgcccagataaaaaaaatcccacataACTTTATCAATGACATCTCACTTCGCGTGACGTTCCAGGAGGTCATTCCGAAACGAGTACACATTATTAAAATTGATCACCATCAGCAAAGATTGCGTTTTGACCACCCGCAGTTTTTGTTGACAGTAACCGCGTATAGAACTTCACCACGAAACAACCCAGAAACTCACTAGGTATCCTACCCTAATCCCTCCAGTGTTGGTGGGTGCTACTCAGCAGCCAGTAGTGTGTCGACAGCCCCGTGGTAAATCTAGCCTAACCCCATTTAATCACGTGGCGTCATGAATTGATTTCTGATTCGTTGCGTTTACCACTGCTTGCTTGCTCGGTTGCCAGACTGACTGCTGCTGGGACGCCCTACCGCGTCGGAATTGATTTCATTCGCATTTCAATTAATCACCCGTTCACTTGACTGTAGGTAGGTAAATTACGGTCAAGTGGGACTTTGTTTGGAGAGTGTCCACCATTGACTGAGATTTTTTGTATCCCTTTTGTTTACAGATCAGATCGGTTTCGGTGCACACTTAGCCAAAATGTCATCATCGGATTCCACGAAGGCGGCCATTCTGAAGCTGCTCGACGAACAGCAGCGCCCTTTCTCGCTGTCCGACATATCCGAGAAGGTCAAGGAACTGGGAAAGTCGACCGTTCAAAAGTGAGTTAAGCCCGACATCGTCGTCGAAATCTTGTTTTGAATTGCAAACATAATTAAACGGAGTTCACTGTTTGTTTATTTCGGACATGTGCCGGTTCACTCTCGCAGAGCCCTGGACAGTTTGGTGCGTCGTGGTAAGATCATCGAGAAGGTGTACGGTAAACAGAGGATCTACTGCATCGCCCAGGATGATGAGGGGCCGGAGGTGAGTTTGGATCGAAGTACATATCGAGAAGGATTTATCTTTAAAATGAGAATGTATCAGATTTTGATGCCTACATTTCGCATTACAAAACGCGTTCATTTAAAAACCCTCAACGGGATTAATCTATTGAACAAGCTAAACATCTGTTAGAACGCCTTCCATCGCTCGCATTCCATTCCATGTCGCAATTCAATCGATACCTGTACCCAAGACGGTACAATTCCCATGCCAATAACCAACATCAAACCTAATTACGAAAGCCACCTTCTGGCATTTACCAATAAATTAAGCGAACTCACTGAACTTGAACTGATAAAGTACATCCCACAGTCGCGCCAATGTCCGAGCGCGGCAAAAATCCATGTACTAGCTTAGCTGCCCCCGAGCTACCGTTTCCACTCGCTTGTCCGAACCTATCACAAGTAATTACAGTTTTTATTGAATCTACACGTATGTAATTCTGTCTCTGGTGTTGTTTTCCCAGCACGCCGAGCTCGGTCGCAAACTGGACGGGGATTGTGCTCGCCTGCGCGAAGAACTGACCCAGCGCCAGCAGCAGATCCGCTCGCTGGAAGTCTCGCTTGCCACGGCGTCCTCGCAGATGACAGTCGGAGAAGCCCTGGAGGAGATTGGGACGTTGGAGGGTGAGATCCGGCGGTTGGAGCGGGAGCTAGAGGAGGAGCAGGTTCAGGCATCGACCTCCCACACTGCGGTAATCGCGGAGCAACCGATGGACAAGGATGCGCTGGAGAAGAAGTACAACCTGTATTTGTCGGCTTACCGCAAACGCAAGCGGATCTGCACCGAAATGATCGGACACATCATGGAAGGCTACCCGAAGAGCAAACAGCACCTGCTCGAGGACATTGGCGTGGAGACGGACGAGGCGGTTGGATGGAGGCTTGCGGAGAATTGATTGAAGAGGTGGCTGGGGCCACTGGGACATTTTGGGCGACGAGAAAAGACGGTATAAGGACTCAGGGGTGGCGCACAAGAAGAAATAGTTGCATTTGAAGTTATTATGTATTTCATTAAAAACTTTATCTTGAAAATAAATCATTAGTAGACTCCCAAACAGTAAGAAAGGTAATACATATCAACTTGCTGTTACTCGGCCTGTTACGTGAGAACATAGTTTGCGAACCCCTGTGCACTGTCGGATTTAACTGTTTaaaccagtgtcgcgaagcatcagcgtacaaatcacaaaaaagctgataaacatcaaacttgtatcaccctgtctctgcggtttctgattcgctctctctacagtcgctaacaccagaaaagacagaatcccatcatagtcacccggtcacccctgttttgctacaatcatcctgacttggatacgacTCAtggtgagtgtcatgactctctccgtcgcctcaagcagatgcacgcgcaacagcatgtaaaactatgcatgtgtattatcacaagcacggtactacgtcataaatcctattcgttttgtatagctcagtttaaacgcacacattgagcgcaccacgcagttcgccctggctacggcaaacgctctcacttcgcccgttatgcatcgttgctcagagagattgattctctagcaacccgcctgaagcatactcagcaactgctatcgctgcaaagctgcgaagggtggaacccacaacatgtatgtcattccaggcatgacatgctatctggttcgtatcacgttgggaagggtgactccagaaagcggttcaagtgattgtctcgtgatggtcgcgattattcgcaagactggtttAAACATATGATTGTTTATACTGTGTGTTCTTTGTCAGTCTCGGTTTGTCAAATATGCCACACAATAGAATTAGTAAAAACAAGGCTCAGAATGGGCGCATATGAAACTTGTATGTGGAGAAATCATCtaagttgtaaatattttttttttgttttaatgtaTTAATAACAGTTATTTATGCTACAAAGTGCAAAATTATGCTTtatacagcacgagttgtacatttatccaacgaggtccATCAGTCCAGATATCCATtctgagattcttacaggaatgtCTACTGAAACCTTTGAAACTGTCTCGGTtgtagttcctgcaggaattctttcaggatcccTACATTTATTTTatcaagggattcatccagaaattcgacATGAAATTCTTCTTTGTAAACCTTTTggtatttctcaagggatttctgctGAGTttgttcaaggaatttctgatgggaaaTTCTGCATACATTCAAACTGGGGTTACTCCaacgaatcctccaggaattcatctgagaattcctggtgagattcctccaaaaattgcgacTTTGActccttcaacaattcttccagaaattcctccagggatttcttcaggcatgagCCCATgggttcttccagagttttcttgTAGAATTCACCAGGTATTTATGCTgggatttattaaagaatttcgtGATTAAATACTTAaatttatgctggaattccttcataatttctcCGATAATTGTTCTtgtaattatttcaggaattcttccagaaattgttctacgcaccccttaggagattcctccaggcatttctgcaaggaCACTTCTAAGAATCTATTCAACAATTTCATTTGGTATTCCtcttgggcttcctccaggaatttctactgggatagCTCCAGTAATGTATGCTGAGAGTTCTAGATGTCTTTATGTTGGGATTCTTTTGCAAACTCACCGCcgcgaatattccagaaatttctcctgagatttctcaagaCAAGATTCTAGAAAATTCGACAGGGTTTTCTTTCGAAATTCGTATAGGTACTTCTTTAGATATTTCATCTAGAGGTTTTTATAGAGATGTCTCCAACGaatgcttcagaaacttctccaggagcacttttacggatttcttcaaagatttttccaagaaattaaatcctagggttcttccaggaaaaggTATTaagatttcttatggaattcctccataaatccctcttgaaatttctcctgcaatttttgcCGGGACTTTTCAATCAATTCCTGCTACGGATTGAACAGAAGTTTCTCCTGACATTCCAATAGTTATATCTTTTCTTcagtttcgcaaaaaaaaactttcaaagaaaaACTAGAAGGACGTTACCATAACTAATGCGAGGATTACTTTCACGTGCACTCGACACTGAAAAAGTCTGTAAGTCGccgacgaaataggcctatctgttcgAAGATGAGTAAAGTAGTGGAATTGAAAGAAACGTGcacgtcctttctagtttttctttgaaattttcaaaaaaatcattttttttagtttttaggctgatacaaa contains:
- the LOC109418818 gene encoding homologous-pairing protein 2 homolog, producing the protein MSSSDSTKAAILKLLDEQQRPFSLSDISEKVKELGKSTVQKALDSLVRRGKIIEKVYGKQRIYCIAQDDEGPEHAELGRKLDGDCARLREELTQRQQQIRSLEVSLATASSQMTVGEALEEIGTLEGEIRRLERELEEEQVQASTSHTAVIAEQPMDKDALEKKYNLYLSAYRKRKRICTEMIGHIMEGYPKSKQHLLEDIGVETDEAVGWRLAEN